From Maniola hyperantus chromosome 28, iAphHyp1.2, whole genome shotgun sequence, one genomic window encodes:
- the LOC138404402 gene encoding uncharacterized G-patch domain protein DDB_G0278987-like has product MKENNITIFHLRTMFQYGFLLFGTYLTLLPHVHSYVLLTANIGDLKRIAQKYIPQAVVENIADIIYKASEDLAATNVSEENEENSYNHKKKYSMQKESESESSKDIDDAKSLSDEVATESSILSMDSILQAISSQGFKNKATNGKKPKLNNDDVDSYPEKVESKKPYHRKKTKSPKVLNKKTPNDESKLSEELANKDSKSFTSSIDLFSDQKNSYNKQPEFNSDEESQSDIAVKTEPKRSKSKGKKVKTKSKHSYKSNLKLDRVRPKRKHSKNDDSEDNSYKDDTVTTRIERNEFDQYVNLNYPKSELVATSGLLALKKAPNTQMVRSRGQEHHEEEVDDQRRLHGEDFPYDCHS; this is encoded by the exons ATGAAAGAAAATAACATTACAATATTTCACCTTCGTACGATGTTCCAGTATGGATTTCTCTTGTTTG GTACATACTTAACCCTGTTGCCGCATGTACACTCCTACGTGTTACTGACAGCGAATATCGGCGACTTGAAGCGAATCGCGCAGAAGTACATACCGCAAGCGGTCGTCGAGAACATCGCGGATATTATATACAAAGCCTCCGAAGACTTAGCTG CTACCAATGTATCCGAAGAGAATGAAGAAAACAGCTATAACCACAAGAAAAAATATTCAATGCAAAAAGAATCAGAATCAGAAAGCTCAAAAGATATTGACGACGCAAAGTCTCTTAGCGATGAAGTGGCAACAGAATCATCTATCCTTTCAATGGACTCGATACTTCAAGCTATTTCATCTCAAGGTTTCAAAAATAAAGCAACAAACGGTAAGAAACCAAAACTAAACAATGACGACGTGGATTCATATCCAGAAAAGGTTGAATCCAAAAAACCTTATCATCGAAAAAAGACAAAATCACCAAAAGTATTAAATAAGAAAACTCCAAATGACGAATCAAAATTATCAGAAGAACTCGCTAATAAAGACTCTAAATCATTTACATCAAGTATAGATCTATTTAGTGATCAAAAGAACTCTTATAATAAACAACCTGAGTTCAATTCTGATGAGGAATCACAAAGTGATATAGCTGTTAAAACCGAACCAAAAAGATCTAAATCTAAAGGAAAGAAAGTTAAAACCAAGAGTAAACATTCttataaaagtaatttaaagCTAGACAGAGTTAGACCGAAAAGAAAGCATTCTAAAAACGATGATAGTGAAGATAATTCATATAAAGATGATACGGTTACTACTAGAATAGAAAGGAATGAATTTGACCAATACGTGAACTTGAATTATCCAAAATCAGAATTAGTTGCTACTAGTGGACTTTTAGCACTTAAAAAG GCTCCAAATACACAAATGGTCAGATCGCGTGGTCAAGAACATCACGAGGAAGAGGTGGATGATCAGAGGAGGTTACATGGAGAGGACTTTCCATATGATTGTCACTCCTAG